The proteins below are encoded in one region of Salvelinus fontinalis isolate EN_2023a chromosome 10, ASM2944872v1, whole genome shotgun sequence:
- the LOC129863808 gene encoding tubulin-specific chaperone A-like — translation MADPRIRQIKIKTGVVKRLVKEKVMYVKETRQQEEKIERLKAEACDEEADSEAKYVIKKQLEVLQESKMMIPDCHRRLTIAHADLSQILETEEDLAEAEEYKEARTVLDSVKLEG, via the exons ATGGCAGATCCAAGAATACGACAGATTAAAATCAAGACTGGCGTTGTTAAGCG GCTGGTGAAGGAGAAGGTCATGTACGTCAAGGAGACCAGGCAGCAGGAGGAGAAGATTGAACGACTGAAAGCAGAGGCCTGCGACGAAGAGGCCGACTCAGAGGCCAAGTATGTCATCAAGAAACAG TTGGAGGTGCTACAGGAGTCCAAGATGATGATTCCAGACTGTCACAGGCGTCTGACCATAGCACACGCAGACCTGTCCCAGATACTA GAAACGGAAGAGGACTTGGCTGAAGCAGAGGAGTACAAAGAGGCTAGGACCGTATTGGATTCAGTGAAGCTTGAAGGATGA